From Toxorhynchites rutilus septentrionalis strain SRP chromosome 2, ASM2978413v1, whole genome shotgun sequence, a single genomic window includes:
- the LOC129764692 gene encoding uncharacterized protein LOC129764692 — protein MKTAVKEKTDTKKKKTENVKIVLNQPQEKFYGLLGGVDNPSIISVPYGLAVGSKNIAMGKDPPKEEHDSSDDYDYNSLQNEFLAPSQACQTLKTNQKSARGRTQQTVCEEQLKFLKKQQDYTDVLKANQEERHQKEMELLVLKKEIAVLKIKKLKENMII, from the exons ATGAAGACCGCTGTTAAAGAAAAAAcggataccaaaaaaaaaaaaacagagaacgTTAAAATTGTGCTCAACCAACCGCAAGAAAAGTTTTATGGACTGCTGGGGGGTGTTGACAATCCCAGCATCATCAGCGTTCCGT ATGGTCTGGCAGTAGGAAGCAAAAATATTGCAATGGGGAAGGATCCACCGAAGGAGGAGCATGATTCATCTGATGATTACGATTACAACAGCTTGCAGAACGAGTTTCTGGCGCCGAGTCAAGCGTGTCAAACactaaaaacaaatcaaaaatcg GCACGTGGCAGAACACAACAAACAGTGTGTGAGGAACAACTTAAGTTCCTGAAAAAGCAACAAGATTATACGGATGTATTGAAAGCAAACCAAGAAGAGCGACACCAAAAAGAAATGGAGCTGTTGGTTCTGAAAAAGGAAATTGCTGTcctgaaaatcaaaaaactcaaaGAGAACATGATCATCTGa